A section of the Enterococcus montenegrensis genome encodes:
- a CDS encoding NUDIX hydrolase N-terminal domain-containing protein — translation MKNQLALLLNELQGIGQSGKTYGRDVFDQERYDQLLIVTEKLMNLLTDWNEKQIQHYLYTDDGYATPKVDIRGVVFVEDKLLLVKEKSDNSWTLPGGWGDIGYSPFEIAAKEILEEAGILVKPLQLIAVKDKAKHQYPASLTYVYKFFIYCEALETTIRSGLETTAVGFFTQAECEQLNLSLARTSKEDISAAFTYHRHPENAVCD, via the coding sequence ATGAAAAATCAGCTGGCACTTTTATTAAATGAACTACAAGGGATTGGACAATCGGGCAAAACATATGGCCGGGATGTCTTTGACCAAGAACGCTATGATCAACTGTTGATAGTGACGGAAAAATTAATGAATTTGTTAACCGATTGGAATGAAAAACAGATTCAACATTATCTTTATACAGATGATGGGTATGCTACGCCTAAAGTAGATATTCGCGGTGTTGTTTTTGTTGAAGATAAACTTTTATTAGTAAAAGAAAAAAGCGATAATAGCTGGACGCTTCCCGGCGGTTGGGGAGACATCGGCTATTCTCCGTTTGAAATTGCTGCAAAAGAAATTTTGGAAGAAGCCGGGATTTTAGTTAAACCTTTGCAATTAATCGCCGTGAAAGATAAAGCAAAACATCAGTATCCCGCAAGTTTGACCTATGTCTACAAGTTTTTTATCTATTGCGAGGCGTTAGAGACAACGATTAGATCAGGGCTGGAAACGACAGCTGTCGGTTTTTTTACTCAAGCAGAATGTGAGCAACTAAACTTATCTTTAGCGCGGACTTCAAAAGAAGATATTAGCGCGGCTTTTACTTACCACCGACATCCGGAAAACGCAGTTTGCGATTAA
- a CDS encoding alpha/beta hydrolase, translating to MKKVWITIGIVLLLLAGGLVFAGNYFYNYAFVPSEKDFLADDNDAQAAADNKPTDTALTWFKGNTRKNWYITSEDGLKLRGIYLPASKKSDKTAIIAHGYMGDAESMYQFADMYHRLGYNVLVPDARGHGKSQGDYIGFGWPERKDYVKWIHEVLSQNGSKENIILHGVSMGAATVMMTSGEKLPTNVKAIIEDCGYSSIQAELIYQYHQLFDLPTFPIIPVTNLVTRLRAGFFFTDGDVTKQLAKNKTPMLFIHGSADKFVPFTMLDKVYNATNVPKEKWVVDGAAHAQSFNKDPKRYEEKVKSFLSRYE from the coding sequence GTGAAAAAAGTATGGATTACAATTGGTATTGTTTTGCTATTATTAGCAGGTGGCCTTGTTTTTGCTGGCAATTATTTTTATAACTATGCATTTGTACCATCAGAAAAAGATTTTTTAGCTGATGATAACGACGCCCAAGCTGCTGCAGATAACAAACCTACTGATACGGCTTTAACGTGGTTTAAAGGTAATACGAGAAAAAATTGGTATATAACTAGCGAAGATGGCTTAAAGTTGCGGGGTATTTATTTACCCGCCTCTAAAAAAAGCGATAAAACAGCCATTATAGCCCATGGTTACATGGGGGATGCAGAATCTATGTACCAATTTGCTGACATGTATCACAGGCTGGGCTATAACGTTTTAGTACCTGATGCAAGAGGACATGGTAAAAGCCAAGGAGATTATATTGGTTTTGGTTGGCCAGAACGCAAGGACTATGTCAAATGGATTCACGAGGTTTTGAGCCAAAATGGTTCTAAGGAAAATATTATTTTACATGGTGTCAGTATGGGGGCGGCAACCGTCATGATGACCTCCGGTGAAAAATTACCAACGAATGTCAAAGCTATTATAGAAGATTGTGGGTATTCTAGCATTCAAGCGGAGTTAATTTATCAATATCACCAACTGTTTGATTTGCCAACATTTCCAATTATTCCGGTCACCAATTTAGTGACGCGACTTCGCGCTGGTTTTTTCTTTACTGATGGCGACGTAACCAAACAACTGGCAAAAAATAAAACGCCGATGTTGTTTATCCACGGTTCTGCCGATAAATTCGTACCATTTACCATGTTGGATAAAGTTTACAATGCGACTAATGTGCCAAAAGAAAAATGGGTAGTAGATGGCGCAGCACATGCCCAAAGTTTTAATAAAGATCCAAAACGTTATGAAGAAAAAGTTAAGAGCTTTTTAAGTCGTTATGAATAA
- the obgE gene encoding GTPase ObgE: MSMFLDQVTIDVKAGKGGDGMVAFRREKYVPDGGPAGGDGGHGGDVILVVNEGLRTLMDFRFNRHFKATPGDNGMSKGMHGRGAEDTYVKVPPGTTVRDAETGALLGDLVTEGQTLVVARGGRGGRGNTRFASPRNPAPELAENGEPGQERKIELELKVLADVGLVGFPSVGKSTLLSVISSARPKIGAYHFTTLVPNLGMVTTTDGRSFAVADLPGLIEGASQGVGLGTQFLRHIERTRVILHVIDMSGMEGRDPYEDYLAINKELESHNLRLLERPQIIVANKMDMPESEENLKAFKEKLQAQKTDEFAADIPIFPISAVSKKGLQALLNATADLLETTPEFPLYDEEIEEDVVHYGYQSDEPEFEITREPDATWVLSGDKIEKLFQMTNFAHDETVMRFARQLRGLGVDEALRARGAKDGDIVRIGNFEFEFVE; the protein is encoded by the coding sequence ATGTCCATGTTTTTAGATCAAGTAACAATTGATGTCAAAGCCGGCAAAGGCGGCGACGGTATGGTTGCTTTTCGGCGTGAAAAGTACGTGCCAGACGGAGGACCTGCCGGTGGTGATGGCGGTCATGGTGGTGATGTCATTTTAGTTGTTAATGAAGGGTTACGCACCTTGATGGATTTTCGCTTTAATCGGCATTTCAAAGCTACTCCTGGTGACAATGGAATGAGTAAAGGAATGCATGGCCGAGGTGCAGAAGATACCTACGTCAAAGTTCCACCAGGTACAACAGTTCGTGATGCTGAAACAGGCGCGCTGTTAGGGGATTTGGTAACAGAAGGACAAACGCTAGTAGTCGCTCGTGGCGGACGTGGTGGACGTGGGAATACACGATTTGCATCACCGCGAAATCCAGCACCTGAGTTGGCGGAAAACGGTGAACCAGGACAAGAGCGCAAAATTGAACTAGAATTAAAAGTTTTAGCTGATGTGGGCTTAGTTGGTTTTCCTTCGGTGGGAAAATCGACATTACTTTCTGTAATTTCTTCAGCGCGACCTAAAATTGGTGCTTATCATTTTACTACGCTGGTACCAAATTTAGGGATGGTAACAACAACAGATGGACGCAGTTTTGCTGTGGCCGACTTACCTGGATTAATTGAAGGAGCTTCTCAAGGTGTAGGGCTAGGCACGCAATTTTTACGTCACATTGAAAGAACGCGCGTGATTTTACATGTGATTGACATGAGTGGTATGGAAGGCCGAGATCCTTATGAGGACTATTTAGCAATTAACAAAGAGTTAGAAAGTCATAACTTACGCTTGTTGGAACGTCCTCAAATTATTGTGGCAAATAAAATGGATATGCCAGAATCAGAGGAAAATTTAAAAGCATTCAAAGAAAAATTACAAGCACAAAAAACAGATGAGTTTGCAGCGGATATCCCGATTTTCCCAATTTCAGCTGTTTCCAAAAAAGGTTTGCAAGCATTACTAAATGCAACTGCAGATTTATTGGAAACAACACCAGAATTTCCATTGTACGATGAAGAAATTGAAGAAGATGTGGTGCATTATGGGTATCAATCCGATGAACCTGAGTTTGAAATTACTCGGGAACCAGATGCAACTTGGGTATTAAGCGGAGATAAAATTGAGAAGCTATTCCAAATGACCAATTTTGCTCATGATGAAACCGTTATGCGTTTTGCCCGCCAACTAAGAGGCTTGGGAGTTGATGAAGCATTACGGGCCCGTGGTGCAAAAGATGGAGATATTGTCCGCATTGGTAATTTTGAATTTGAGTTTGTTGAATAG
- a CDS encoding DUF1269 domain-containing protein, translating into MSKRVIVMNFKVSSESYQAFSEVKQLVMNRKLKGEQMAVVTHQDDGSHQFKIEDFMDFTGSDNASKGGFIGMLVGVLISPLAILLGWVGGSMIGATRDAKEINEAQDIFKFLLNKIAPGQTGLIVIAEEEDNRPLNKIVFEQLHGEITRFDFEEVQAEIQKAQQVTKETKEKAKDSWEKSHTQANPTEKE; encoded by the coding sequence ATGAGTAAACGCGTTATTGTGATGAATTTTAAAGTTTCCTCAGAAAGTTACCAAGCTTTTTCAGAGGTAAAGCAATTGGTAATGAATCGAAAATTAAAAGGGGAGCAAATGGCTGTAGTAACGCATCAAGATGATGGTAGCCACCAATTTAAAATTGAGGACTTCATGGATTTTACTGGTAGTGATAATGCTTCTAAGGGCGGCTTTATTGGCATGTTAGTGGGAGTATTAATTAGTCCTTTGGCAATTTTATTAGGCTGGGTTGGCGGTAGTATGATTGGGGCAACGCGCGATGCAAAAGAAATCAACGAAGCGCAAGATATCTTCAAATTTTTACTAAATAAAATTGCTCCCGGTCAAACCGGCTTAATCGTCATCGCAGAAGAAGAAGATAATCGTCCCTTAAATAAGATTGTATTTGAACAATTACATGGTGAAATCACGCGTTTTGACTTTGAAGAAGTTCAAGCTGAAATTCAAAAAGCACAACAAGTGACAAAAGAAACCAAGGAAAAAGCCAAAGACAGTTGGGAAAAAAGCCATACCCAAGCAAACCCAACAGAAAAAGAATGA
- the rnz gene encoding ribonuclease Z: MELEFLGTGAGVPAKHRNVTSIALKLLDERNAVWLFDCGEGTQMQILRTNIRPRKIEKIFITHLHGDHIFGLPGLISSRSFQGGDEPLEIYGPAGIKQFVLNALKISQTRLAYSLKFIEVKPGVIFYDDQFTVTCDLLDHGIDSYGYRVAEHDHDGQLQVDKLVVLGIKPGPIFGQLKKGETVTLPDGRTVSGKDFVGAAKTGRTVTILGDTRISDASIALAKTSDVLVHESTFNKNEAKMARNYYHSTTHQAAEVAKKAQVKRLILTHISARYLAQDALNLEKEAQEIFPNTKIAKDFDIVDIPFQNEIKE, from the coding sequence ATGGAATTAGAGTTTTTAGGAACCGGTGCGGGCGTGCCGGCAAAGCATCGAAATGTAACCAGTATTGCGTTAAAGTTATTAGATGAACGCAATGCTGTTTGGTTGTTTGATTGTGGGGAAGGAACGCAGATGCAGATACTGCGGACGAATATCCGCCCTCGTAAAATTGAAAAAATCTTTATTACTCATTTACACGGGGACCATATTTTTGGTTTACCAGGGTTAATTAGTAGCCGTTCTTTTCAAGGCGGAGATGAGCCTCTTGAAATATATGGACCAGCAGGAATTAAACAATTTGTTTTAAATGCGCTTAAAATTTCCCAAACGCGTTTAGCTTACAGTCTAAAGTTTATTGAAGTAAAACCAGGAGTCATCTTTTATGATGATCAATTTACTGTTACCTGTGACCTGTTAGATCATGGAATTGATAGTTATGGCTATCGCGTGGCAGAACATGACCATGATGGGCAATTACAGGTGGATAAATTAGTAGTGTTAGGGATAAAACCAGGGCCTATTTTTGGCCAATTAAAAAAAGGCGAGACGGTGACATTACCAGATGGGCGCACCGTCAGTGGCAAAGATTTTGTCGGAGCTGCTAAAACAGGCCGTACCGTGACAATTTTAGGAGATACACGAATTAGTGATGCCTCCATTGCTTTAGCGAAAACCTCAGATGTCTTAGTCCACGAAAGTACCTTTAATAAAAACGAGGCAAAAATGGCGCGGAATTACTATCACTCCACAACCCATCAAGCTGCCGAAGTTGCTAAAAAGGCCCAAGTTAAACGCCTAATACTAACGCATATTAGTGCGCGTTATTTAGCTCAAGATGCTCTTAATTTAGAAAAGGAAGCCCAGGAAATTTTTCCTAATACAAAAATTGCCAAAGATTTTGATATTGTTGATATTCCCTTTCAAAATGAAATAAAGGAATGA
- a CDS encoding SDR family NAD(P)-dependent oxidoreductase — translation MNLQDKVVLVTGGSGGLGEQLCYEAARNGAIVIVCARRINLIGKVKERCESLSGKSAYAFQLDVAQPESVEAMLDKVQSEVGRVDVLINNAGFGIFEDFTSFDMAKAYQMFEVNVLGMMVVTQKVALMMLEADIPGSIVNIASMAGKMATPKTAVYSATKFAVLGFSNALRLELKPANIHVMTVNPGPVATHFFEQADPSGNYLESLGNFVLEPDKLAQAVIKGIKKQKREINRPRLMQVASQFYTLFPHVGDWLAGGMFNQK, via the coding sequence ATGAATTTACAAGATAAAGTAGTTTTAGTTACAGGCGGTTCAGGTGGTTTAGGTGAACAGCTTTGTTATGAGGCGGCTAGAAATGGTGCAATTGTGATTGTTTGTGCTCGTCGCATTAATTTAATTGGTAAAGTAAAAGAACGCTGTGAAAGTTTAAGCGGTAAAAGTGCTTATGCTTTTCAATTGGATGTCGCACAACCAGAAAGTGTTGAGGCGATGTTAGATAAGGTACAAAGTGAAGTTGGTCGTGTAGATGTTTTGATTAACAATGCCGGCTTTGGTATTTTTGAGGACTTTACTTCCTTTGATATGGCAAAAGCCTATCAAATGTTTGAAGTGAATGTTTTAGGGATGATGGTAGTAACGCAAAAAGTTGCTCTAATGATGTTAGAAGCTGACATTCCGGGTAGTATTGTTAATATTGCTTCAATGGCAGGAAAAATGGCTACGCCTAAAACAGCTGTTTATTCGGCTACAAAATTTGCTGTATTGGGTTTTTCAAATGCTTTGCGCTTAGAATTAAAACCGGCGAACATTCACGTTATGACGGTTAACCCAGGACCTGTCGCAACGCATTTCTTTGAACAAGCCGATCCTAGCGGAAATTATTTAGAAAGTCTTGGTAATTTTGTCTTAGAACCGGATAAATTAGCACAAGCTGTTATTAAAGGTATTAAAAAGCAAAAGAGAGAAATTAATCGGCCCCGCCTTATGCAAGTGGCAAGTCAATTTTATACGTTATTTCCTCATGTTGGCGACTGGTTAGCCGGTGGAATGTTTAATCAAAAATAG